In Actinomadura citrea, a single window of DNA contains:
- a CDS encoding metal-dependent hydrolase family protein, whose protein sequence is MREETAVPTTTTARRPVPREGTLWLTGGHVVDVLGGTVRRNANVAVAAGRIEKITTEAPEPGAQRVDLGGRYLLPGLISVHTHLSVVYPFSATDEAESPGLTAMRALSRAQDALHAGVTSIRCVHEQNRADLLVRTGVEQGWVDAPRIIGAGRAVSTTGGHGHGSACSYADGHDGFLRAARTELAAGADLIKVFITGGIAHEGESFTGAQMTLDEMRGVVRAAQEHGTYVTAHAGSGSAIREALAAGVRGYEHAYELDDATAKEMAERRVFLTPTLCVTRCPDWMAEHSFSEWQIQRALEVGPGHLASIRRAVAAGIADPRDPGAPGITMLAGTDYPPGEPIEDTVVAVREMEFLTEAGLSPEQALRAGTSDAARLVGLHGKAGAVEEGLLADLIVTDRDPLSDLSALRRIPFVMQGGRVVRDDLPAAPAGRAAADAPGGTL, encoded by the coding sequence ATGAGAGAGGAGACAGCGGTGCCGACAACGACCACCGCGCGGCGGCCCGTGCCGCGGGAGGGGACCCTCTGGCTGACCGGCGGGCACGTCGTCGACGTGCTCGGCGGGACGGTCCGCCGCAACGCCAACGTCGCGGTCGCGGCGGGCCGGATCGAGAAGATCACCACCGAGGCGCCGGAGCCGGGCGCCCAGCGCGTCGATCTCGGCGGCCGGTACCTGCTGCCCGGCCTGATCTCGGTGCACACGCACCTGTCGGTCGTGTACCCGTTCTCCGCCACCGACGAGGCCGAGAGTCCCGGCCTGACCGCGATGCGAGCCCTGTCACGGGCGCAGGACGCGCTGCACGCGGGCGTCACGTCGATCCGCTGCGTCCACGAGCAGAACCGCGCCGACCTGCTCGTCCGCACCGGCGTCGAGCAGGGCTGGGTGGACGCGCCCCGCATCATCGGCGCGGGCCGCGCCGTCTCCACCACCGGCGGCCACGGCCACGGCTCCGCCTGCTCCTACGCCGACGGCCACGACGGCTTCCTGCGCGCGGCGCGCACGGAGCTGGCCGCGGGCGCGGACCTGATCAAGGTGTTCATCACCGGCGGCATCGCGCACGAGGGCGAGTCGTTCACCGGCGCCCAGATGACGCTGGACGAGATGCGCGGGGTGGTGCGGGCCGCGCAGGAGCACGGCACCTACGTCACCGCGCACGCGGGGTCGGGGTCGGCGATCCGGGAGGCGCTCGCCGCCGGGGTCCGCGGCTACGAGCACGCCTACGAGCTGGACGACGCCACCGCGAAGGAGATGGCCGAGCGGCGCGTCTTCCTCACCCCCACCCTGTGCGTCACCCGCTGCCCCGACTGGATGGCCGAGCACTCCTTCAGCGAGTGGCAGATCCAGCGCGCCCTGGAGGTCGGCCCCGGCCACCTCGCCAGCATCCGCCGGGCGGTCGCCGCGGGCATCGCCGACCCGCGGGACCCGGGCGCACCCGGGATCACCATGCTCGCCGGCACGGACTACCCGCCGGGCGAGCCCATCGAGGACACCGTCGTCGCCGTCCGCGAGATGGAGTTCCTCACCGAGGCCGGGCTGAGCCCGGAACAGGCGCTGCGCGCCGGCACCAGCGACGCCGCCCGGCTCGTCGGCCTGCACGGCAAGGCCGGGGCGGTCGAGGAGGGCCTGCTCGCCGACCTGATCGTCACCGACCGCGACCCGCTGTCGGACCTGTCCGCGCTGCGCCGCATCCCCTTCGTCATGCAGGGCGGACGCGTCGTCCGCGACGACCTGCCCGCCGCGCCGGCCGGACGGGCCGCCGCCGACGCCCCCGGAGGCACCCTGTGA
- a CDS encoding hydantoinase/oxoprolinase family protein — translation MTSSPRTRLAVDIGGTFVDAIAYDEGTGELRLHKAPTTPDAPARGVLDAVGGLAGRLDDVEAFVHGTTLGLNAILQRRGADVGIITNAGFRDLLEIARANVPGQHMYDFAYAPPPPLVPRRHRTGVPGRIDAQGAEVEPLDEDAVREAGRILVEEHGLRSLAVCFLHSYAEPAHERRAAQILRDAHPDVSISVSTDISREYREYERTSTATLDAYIRPVLSDYIGALEGRLGDAGLTRPLHIMRSGGGAMTAELARRAPLMTVLSGPAGGVVGASFLARELGRDKLISFDVGGTSVDCCVIEDGSPGEVHEAAIDGFPLLIPIFDIRTVGAGGGSIAWMDHGLLKVGPQSAGAVPGPVAYGAGGTEPTVTDAALVLGYLDPAAFLGGDMSIDADAARAAVADRLARPLGVGVTEAAASVLRVLLARTVGALREITVERALDPREFALLAFGGAGPLLGPMLAREMGITETVVPQVPAAFSAFGMLMSDLEYEFATTVLKPLSDATLAELEPAFADLENQGEEVLSLQGVKPEDRTLVRRLDVRYHGQEHTLAIDLRPGDDAAAILDRFHELHRARYGHAMPDGGQILTLRVRAVGVLPKPGLRRLSGSGSGTPDPAGSRPAFDVATGETVPFPVYERQALAPGHVVPGPAIVEEGTSTTVIFSDQRLTVDVHGHLLVSSPETAQ, via the coding sequence GTGACGTCCTCGCCCCGTACCCGGCTCGCGGTCGACATCGGCGGCACGTTCGTCGACGCCATCGCCTACGACGAGGGGACCGGCGAGCTGCGGCTGCACAAGGCCCCGACCACCCCGGACGCCCCCGCGCGGGGTGTCCTGGACGCCGTCGGCGGGCTCGCCGGCCGGCTGGACGACGTCGAGGCGTTCGTGCACGGCACCACGCTCGGGCTCAACGCCATCCTGCAGCGCCGCGGCGCCGACGTCGGGATCATCACCAACGCCGGGTTCCGGGACCTGCTGGAGATCGCCCGCGCCAATGTGCCCGGCCAGCACATGTACGACTTCGCCTACGCGCCCCCGCCGCCGCTCGTCCCGCGCCGGCACCGGACGGGAGTGCCCGGCCGGATCGACGCCCAGGGCGCCGAGGTGGAGCCGCTCGACGAGGACGCCGTCCGCGAGGCGGGCCGGATCCTGGTCGAGGAGCACGGGCTGCGCTCCCTCGCCGTCTGCTTCCTGCACTCCTACGCCGAGCCCGCGCACGAGCGGCGCGCGGCGCAGATCCTGCGCGACGCCCACCCGGACGTGTCGATCTCGGTGTCGACCGACATCAGCCGGGAGTACCGGGAGTACGAGCGGACGAGCACCGCGACCCTGGACGCCTACATCCGGCCCGTCCTCAGCGACTACATCGGGGCCCTGGAGGGACGCCTCGGCGACGCCGGGCTCACCCGCCCGCTGCACATCATGCGGTCGGGCGGCGGCGCGATGACCGCCGAGCTGGCCCGCCGCGCCCCGCTGATGACGGTCCTGTCGGGTCCGGCGGGCGGCGTGGTCGGCGCCTCGTTCCTGGCCCGCGAGCTCGGCCGGGACAAGCTGATCTCCTTCGACGTCGGCGGCACCAGCGTGGACTGCTGCGTGATCGAGGACGGCTCCCCCGGCGAGGTGCACGAGGCCGCGATCGACGGCTTCCCGCTGCTCATCCCGATCTTCGACATCCGCACGGTCGGCGCGGGCGGCGGCTCCATCGCCTGGATGGACCACGGGCTGCTCAAGGTCGGGCCGCAGAGCGCCGGCGCGGTGCCCGGCCCCGTCGCCTACGGGGCCGGCGGCACCGAACCGACCGTGACCGACGCCGCGCTGGTGCTCGGCTACCTCGATCCGGCCGCGTTCCTCGGCGGCGACATGAGCATCGACGCGGACGCGGCCCGCGCCGCCGTGGCGGACAGGCTCGCCCGCCCGCTCGGCGTCGGGGTGACCGAGGCCGCCGCGAGCGTCCTGCGCGTCCTGCTCGCCCGGACGGTCGGCGCGCTCCGCGAGATCACGGTCGAGCGGGCCCTGGACCCCCGCGAGTTCGCGCTGCTGGCGTTCGGCGGCGCCGGCCCGCTGCTCGGCCCGATGCTGGCCCGCGAGATGGGCATCACCGAGACCGTCGTCCCGCAGGTCCCGGCGGCGTTCTCGGCGTTCGGGATGCTCATGTCGGACCTGGAGTACGAGTTCGCCACCACCGTGCTCAAGCCGCTCAGCGACGCCACCCTCGCCGAGCTGGAACCGGCCTTCGCCGATCTGGAGAACCAGGGCGAGGAGGTGCTGTCGCTCCAGGGCGTCAAGCCGGAGGACCGCACCCTCGTCCGCCGCCTGGACGTCCGCTACCACGGCCAGGAGCACACGCTGGCCATCGACCTGCGGCCCGGGGACGACGCCGCCGCGATCCTCGACCGGTTCCACGAGCTGCACCGCGCCCGCTACGGGCACGCCATGCCGGACGGCGGGCAGATCCTCACGCTGCGGGTACGGGCGGTCGGCGTCCTGCCGAAGCCCGGCCTGCGCAGGCTCTCCGGCAGCGGCTCCGGCACGCCCGACCCCGCCGGGAGCCGCCCCGCCTTCGACGTCGCCACCGGCGAGACCGTGCCGTTCCCCGTCTACGAGCGGCAGGCCCTCGCGCCCGGCCACGTGGTGCCGGGGCCCGCGATCGTCGAGGAGGGCACCTCCACCACCGTGATCTTCAGTGACCAGCGGCTCACCGTGGACGTCCACGGCCACCTGCTGGTGAGCAGCCCGGAGACGGCCCAGTGA
- a CDS encoding hydantoinase B/oxoprolinase family protein, with protein sequence MSTTRPGGEAAAALDGATVEVIRNYLVSVGEQMRRTLVRAAFNPVIYEVLDFGISIYDGDLELMAEAAGITSFLGANDHAIVKGVEYVGRENLAPGDVYLLNYPYWSGAHSYDAMLFAPVFREGRDEPSAYLAVRAHWMDLGAKAPGYVLDSTDMHQEGLIFPGTRIVHGGEVVRDVVELIRFNSRLPDLTVGDFHAQLAALRTGENRLAQVWDKFGGEVVDRAVKQIIEHGERVARTAVAALPDGTWTAADYCDDDGITDDLIRMEVRVTIDGDRMEVDFNGSDGAVLGPVNLPIGATESLAKSTFKELTTPDEPSNAGHYRALTVKADPGNFFHAVYPSATFTQWSGIVAFELIHKALAGVLDSIPASSGGDEPGFMALGHDPRTGDDFVISNNEGIGWGARRDHDGANAQQHPSQSVVRNTPIEVLEHKSTVFHERLELIPDSGGAGRYRGGVGVLREVRYLADGEVLSMKKKSKTRPWALHGGLEPEPSGMTLWPGTDREKRVGMYRAAMRAGDRFVNRTAGGGGHGDPLDRDPAAVVADVLDGYVTAQAAERDYGLVIAPDGSHTETPARAERRRTQPPADRHDT encoded by the coding sequence ATGAGCACGACCCGGCCCGGCGGAGAGGCGGCGGCCGCGCTGGACGGCGCGACCGTCGAGGTGATCCGCAACTACCTGGTCTCCGTCGGCGAGCAGATGCGCCGCACGCTGGTGCGGGCCGCGTTCAACCCCGTGATCTACGAGGTCCTCGACTTCGGCATCTCGATCTACGACGGGGACCTGGAGCTGATGGCCGAGGCCGCCGGGATCACCTCGTTCCTCGGCGCCAACGACCACGCGATCGTCAAGGGCGTCGAGTACGTGGGCCGGGAGAACCTCGCGCCCGGCGACGTCTACCTGCTCAACTACCCGTACTGGAGCGGCGCGCACTCCTACGACGCGATGCTGTTCGCGCCGGTGTTCCGGGAGGGCCGCGACGAGCCGTCCGCCTACCTCGCCGTCCGCGCCCACTGGATGGACCTCGGCGCGAAGGCCCCGGGCTACGTCCTCGACTCCACCGACATGCACCAGGAAGGGCTGATCTTCCCCGGCACGAGGATCGTGCACGGGGGCGAGGTCGTCCGCGACGTCGTCGAGCTGATCCGCTTCAACTCGCGGCTGCCGGACCTCACCGTCGGCGACTTCCACGCCCAACTCGCCGCCCTGCGCACCGGGGAGAACCGGCTCGCGCAGGTGTGGGACAAGTTCGGCGGCGAGGTCGTGGACCGGGCCGTCAAGCAGATCATCGAGCACGGTGAGCGCGTCGCGCGCACGGCGGTCGCCGCCCTGCCGGACGGCACCTGGACCGCCGCCGACTACTGCGACGACGACGGCATCACCGACGACCTGATCCGCATGGAGGTCAGGGTCACCATCGACGGCGACCGGATGGAGGTCGACTTCAACGGCTCGGACGGCGCCGTGCTCGGCCCGGTGAACCTTCCGATCGGGGCCACCGAGAGCCTCGCCAAGTCCACCTTCAAGGAGCTGACCACGCCGGACGAGCCGTCCAACGCCGGCCACTACCGGGCCCTGACCGTCAAGGCGGACCCGGGGAACTTCTTCCACGCCGTCTACCCGTCCGCGACCTTCACCCAGTGGAGCGGCATCGTCGCCTTCGAGCTGATCCACAAGGCGCTCGCGGGCGTCCTCGACTCGATCCCGGCCTCCTCCGGGGGCGACGAGCCCGGATTCATGGCCCTCGGCCACGACCCGCGCACCGGCGACGACTTCGTCATCAGCAACAACGAGGGCATCGGCTGGGGCGCGCGGCGGGACCACGACGGCGCCAACGCGCAGCAGCACCCGTCGCAGAGCGTGGTCCGCAACACCCCGATCGAGGTGCTGGAGCACAAGTCGACGGTCTTCCACGAGCGGCTGGAGCTGATCCCCGACTCCGGCGGCGCGGGCCGCTACCGCGGCGGCGTCGGCGTCCTGCGCGAGGTCCGCTACCTCGCCGACGGCGAGGTGCTGTCGATGAAGAAGAAGAGCAAGACGCGGCCGTGGGCGCTGCACGGCGGGCTGGAGCCCGAGCCCAGCGGGATGACGCTGTGGCCCGGAACCGACCGCGAGAAGCGGGTCGGCATGTACCGCGCCGCGATGCGGGCCGGCGACCGGTTCGTCAACCGCACCGCGGGCGGGGGCGGCCACGGCGACCCCCTCGACCGCGACCCCGCCGCCGTCGTCGCGGACGTCCTGGACGGCTACGTCACCGCCCAGGCCGCCGAGCGCGACTACGGCCTGGTCATCGCCCCCGACGGCTCCCACACCGAGACCCCGGCCCGCGCCGAACGGCGCCGGACGCAGCCCCCCGCCGATCGGCACGACACCTGA
- a CDS encoding ABC transporter substrate-binding protein: MLHTTVTAGEPSRTRWFPGPLRTRGRAGLRLTAVLAAGALAAAACGGSAGGTSARTQTLIIAENEPPATFDPVQADNSTVDEVARPAYDTLVRYDANNKIVPSVATEWKVSGDGRSIDVTLRGDVTFHDGAKLTAADVRYSLDRIKKLKVGVASLLTPYESTTVADDTHLTIKLARPYAPMIPALTRVYVLNAKLVGAHEGDDQGQKWLATADAGSGPYRLTGYTANQEAKYTQYAKYWGGFSGQAKNVVFRYLPQAATQKSSLLAGDIDIAMDIDPNDWKSFEGNGGYKVDKADTNVQLYVFFKMKDSPVSSRPLREAIASAYQYDQHIGSILKGAGKKAVGVLPSTMACFDSSAPQPAYDVAKAQAALKSAGLSGASLTMTYLKATAEMEQAATLLQSDLAKVGIKLKLEAITYPEHVERLKSNKTTPDLAMIYAFPPNPDPDSVLYQLFDSKFINNGQNTGGYDNPKVDSLVEKAQALTDENERCGLYKQAQQLIAADVPSVNMSNPQTVTVLRKGVEGYAYQASHHQTVDVYGVKVG, translated from the coding sequence GTGCTCCACACAACTGTCACGGCCGGTGAGCCGTCGAGGACCAGGTGGTTCCCCGGTCCGCTCCGCACCCGCGGACGCGCCGGGCTGCGGCTGACGGCCGTCCTCGCGGCGGGGGCGCTCGCCGCCGCCGCGTGCGGCGGCTCCGCCGGCGGGACCTCCGCCCGCACCCAGACGCTGATCATCGCCGAGAACGAGCCGCCCGCGACGTTCGACCCCGTCCAGGCCGACAACTCCACGGTCGACGAGGTGGCCCGTCCCGCCTACGACACCCTCGTCAGGTACGACGCGAACAACAAGATCGTTCCGAGCGTGGCCACCGAGTGGAAGGTCTCCGGGGACGGCCGCTCCATCGACGTCACCCTGCGCGGGGACGTCACCTTCCACGACGGCGCGAAGCTCACCGCGGCCGACGTCCGGTACAGCCTGGACCGGATCAAGAAGCTGAAGGTGGGGGTCGCGTCGCTGCTGACGCCCTACGAGTCCACCACGGTCGCCGACGACACCCATCTGACGATCAAGCTGGCCCGGCCCTACGCCCCGATGATCCCCGCGCTGACCCGCGTGTACGTGCTCAACGCCAAGCTGGTCGGCGCGCACGAGGGCGACGACCAGGGGCAGAAGTGGCTCGCCACCGCCGACGCCGGCTCGGGCCCCTACAGGCTGACCGGCTACACCGCCAACCAGGAGGCGAAGTACACCCAGTACGCCAAGTACTGGGGCGGCTTCTCCGGCCAGGCCAAGAACGTCGTGTTCCGGTACCTGCCGCAGGCCGCGACGCAGAAGAGCTCGCTGCTGGCCGGTGACATCGACATCGCGATGGACATCGACCCCAACGACTGGAAGTCCTTCGAGGGCAACGGCGGCTACAAGGTCGACAAGGCCGACACCAACGTCCAGCTCTACGTGTTCTTCAAGATGAAGGACTCGCCGGTGTCGAGCAGGCCGCTGCGCGAGGCGATCGCGTCCGCCTACCAGTACGACCAGCACATCGGCTCGATCCTCAAGGGCGCCGGCAAGAAGGCGGTGGGCGTGCTGCCGTCCACGATGGCCTGCTTCGACTCGTCCGCCCCCCAGCCGGCGTACGACGTCGCCAAGGCGCAGGCGGCGCTGAAGTCCGCCGGGCTCTCCGGCGCCTCCCTCACGATGACCTACCTCAAGGCGACCGCCGAGATGGAACAGGCCGCCACGCTGCTCCAGTCCGACCTGGCCAAGGTCGGGATCAAGCTGAAGCTGGAGGCGATCACCTACCCCGAGCACGTGGAACGGCTGAAGAGCAACAAGACCACGCCCGACCTGGCCATGATCTACGCCTTCCCGCCCAACCCCGACCCCGACTCGGTCCTGTACCAGCTCTTCGACTCCAAGTTCATCAACAACGGGCAGAACACCGGCGGCTACGACAACCCGAAGGTCGACTCGCTGGTCGAGAAGGCCCAGGCCCTCACCGACGAGAACGAGCGCTGCGGCCTCTACAAGCAGGCGCAGCAGCTCATCGCGGCCGACGTCCCGTCGGTCAACATGTCCAACCCGCAGACCGTGACCGTCCTGCGCAAGGGCGTCGAGGGCTACGCCTACCAGGCGTCGCACCACCAGACCGTCGACGTCTACGGCGTCAAGGTCGGCTGA
- a CDS encoding ABC transporter permease: MARFLLRRLVTSVVVLFGLGVVTFLMTQVLPGDPARAAAGRNATAEQVAAVSARLGLDRPIWEQFPRYLGNLLQGDLGTSVFTQRPVLDDIAGALPSSIELVLAAMLINVAVAVPLGVYAAYRRGRAADVAARLIVLFGAGVPVFWLGLMLQLVFADRLGLLPLTGQLGFGREVPEITGMTSLDALLAGDPAAFGDAASHLLLPAVTLAAAFVAVVARTVRSSMISVLDSDYITLARATGASERRVVIRHGLRNALVPVSTILGMQLGWMLGSTVLVESVFGRKGIGAYAVNAVLQNDLYAVIGSVLVIGVVFVLANIVVDLVQLWLNPRLRQPARARPSAVPGGEPLEKGAMEGAAL, from the coding sequence ATGGCGCGTTTCCTGCTGAGGCGGCTCGTCACCAGCGTCGTCGTGCTGTTCGGCCTGGGCGTCGTCACGTTCCTGATGACCCAGGTGCTGCCCGGCGACCCCGCGCGGGCGGCCGCCGGCCGCAACGCCACCGCCGAGCAGGTCGCCGCGGTGTCCGCGCGGCTCGGACTCGACCGGCCGATCTGGGAGCAGTTCCCGCGCTACCTCGGGAACCTCCTGCAAGGCGACCTCGGCACATCGGTGTTCACCCAGCGCCCCGTCCTGGACGACATCGCCGGCGCGCTGCCGTCGTCGATCGAGCTCGTCCTCGCCGCGATGCTGATCAACGTGGCGGTCGCGGTGCCGCTCGGCGTGTACGCCGCCTACCGCCGGGGGCGCGCCGCCGACGTCGCGGCCCGGCTCATCGTGCTGTTCGGCGCCGGCGTCCCGGTGTTCTGGCTGGGGCTGATGCTCCAGCTCGTGTTCGCCGACCGGCTCGGCCTGCTGCCGCTGACCGGGCAGCTCGGCTTCGGCCGCGAGGTGCCCGAGATCACCGGCATGACCTCGCTGGACGCGCTGCTCGCCGGGGACCCGGCCGCGTTCGGCGACGCGGCGTCCCACCTGCTGCTGCCCGCCGTCACGCTCGCGGCCGCGTTCGTCGCGGTGGTCGCGCGCACCGTCCGCTCCTCCATGATCAGCGTGCTGGACTCGGACTACATCACGCTGGCCCGCGCGACCGGGGCCTCCGAGCGCCGGGTGGTGATCCGGCACGGCCTGCGCAACGCGCTCGTCCCGGTCAGCACCATCCTCGGCATGCAGCTCGGCTGGATGCTCGGCTCCACGGTGCTGGTCGAGTCGGTGTTCGGGCGCAAGGGGATCGGCGCCTACGCGGTCAACGCCGTCCTGCAGAACGACCTGTACGCGGTGATCGGCAGCGTGCTCGTGATCGGAGTGGTGTTCGTGCTGGCCAACATCGTCGTCGACCTCGTCCAGCTCTGGCTCAACCCGCGCCTGCGCCAACCCGCGCGGGCGCGCCCGTCGGCCGTCCCCGGTGGAGAACCGCTGGAGAAGGGCGCCATGGAAGGGGCGGCACTGTGA
- a CDS encoding ABC transporter permease, whose translation MSIVDRAALAVAALMVLIALVGPFLAPHDPYAVDLAQALHAPSGAHWFGTDANGRDVFSRVLYGARVSLLATVIVIAVATLIGTLIGTLAALGGRVVDEVLMRICDIGLSLPAIILALGLAAALGPGLRSAVIALCLTWWPGYARLVRTLVRDVRDAEYVEAARTLGVSTPRLVFRHVLPNSLDTLYVQTTLDVSAVMLVISGLSFVGVGAQVPSAEWGATIAGAAGNLTNGWWAVALPGLAIMLTAISFNLVGDWLRVRNDPTLRGRRP comes from the coding sequence ATGTCCATCGTGGACCGGGCCGCCCTGGCGGTCGCGGCGCTGATGGTCCTCATCGCGTTGGTCGGCCCCTTCCTGGCGCCCCACGACCCCTACGCGGTCGACCTCGCGCAGGCGCTGCACGCCCCCTCGGGCGCGCACTGGTTCGGCACCGACGCCAACGGCCGCGACGTCTTCAGCCGCGTCCTGTACGGCGCGCGGGTGTCGCTCCTGGCGACCGTGATCGTGATCGCCGTCGCCACGCTGATCGGCACGCTGATCGGCACGCTCGCCGCACTCGGCGGGCGGGTCGTCGACGAGGTCCTCATGCGGATCTGCGACATCGGCCTGTCCCTCCCGGCGATCATCCTGGCGCTCGGGCTGGCCGCCGCGCTCGGCCCCGGCCTGCGCTCCGCCGTGATCGCCCTCTGCCTCACCTGGTGGCCCGGGTACGCCCGCCTCGTCCGCACCCTGGTGCGCGACGTCCGGGACGCCGAGTACGTCGAGGCGGCCCGCACGCTGGGCGTCTCCACGCCGCGGCTGGTGTTCCGGCACGTCCTGCCGAACTCCCTCGACACCCTCTACGTGCAGACGACCCTGGACGTCTCGGCGGTCATGCTCGTCATCTCCGGCCTGTCGTTCGTCGGGGTCGGCGCCCAGGTCCCCTCGGCCGAATGGGGCGCGACGATCGCCGGAGCCGCCGGGAACCTGACCAACGGCTGGTGGGCCGTCGCCCTCCCCGGCCTCGCGATCATGCTGACGGCGATCTCCTTCAACCTCGTGGGCGACTGGCTGCGCGTCCGCAACGACCCGACTCTCCGCGGGAGGCGGCCATGA
- a CDS encoding ABC transporter ATP-binding protein yields MKPLLALRDLRAAFPGPDGPVEVLRGVDLDIAAGEKVALVGESGSGKSVTARAVLRLDHDADLTGRATLDGADLLALSEREMRDVRGARIGLVFQDPLASLNPVMTIGWQITQPLLIRGVRKKEARRRGIDLLGRLGVRDAARRFDDYPHQFSGGMRQRVVIAIAVIAEPALLIADEPTTALDVRVQAQVLTLLRELADERSMAVLLITHDLGIVAGFADRVVVMRHGAPVEEGPVDEIYAEPEHPYTRGLLASVPRIDDDPSRRLSTVDAADVPAALEGGAR; encoded by the coding sequence ATGAAGCCACTGCTGGCACTGCGGGACCTGCGCGCCGCCTTCCCCGGGCCGGACGGGCCCGTCGAGGTCCTGCGCGGAGTGGACCTGGACATCGCGGCGGGCGAGAAGGTCGCGCTGGTCGGCGAGTCGGGCTCCGGCAAGTCGGTCACGGCGCGGGCCGTCCTGCGCCTGGACCACGACGCCGACCTCACGGGCCGCGCCACCCTGGACGGCGCCGACCTGCTCGCCCTGTCCGAACGGGAGATGCGCGACGTCCGGGGCGCCCGGATCGGGCTGGTCTTCCAGGACCCGCTCGCCTCCCTCAACCCGGTGATGACGATCGGCTGGCAGATCACGCAGCCGCTCCTCATCCGGGGCGTCCGCAAGAAGGAGGCCCGGCGGCGCGGCATCGACCTGCTCGGCCGGCTCGGCGTCCGCGACGCCGCCCGCCGCTTCGACGACTACCCGCACCAGTTCTCCGGCGGCATGCGCCAGCGCGTCGTCATCGCCATCGCGGTGATCGCCGAACCCGCGCTGCTCATCGCGGACGAACCGACGACCGCGCTCGACGTCCGGGTGCAGGCGCAGGTCCTGACCCTGCTGCGGGAACTCGCCGACGAACGCTCCATGGCCGTACTGCTCATCACCCACGACCTCGGCATCGTGGCGGGCTTCGCCGACCGCGTCGTGGTCATGCGGCACGGCGCGCCCGTCGAGGAGGGCCCGGTCGACGAGATCTACGCCGAGCCCGAGCACCCCTACACGCGCGGACTGCTGGCCTCGGTGCCGCGCATCGACGACGACCCGTCCCGCCGGCTGAGCACCGTCGACGCCGCGGACGTCCCGGCGGCCCTGGAAGGAGGGGCCCGATGA
- a CDS encoding ATP-binding cassette domain-containing protein, protein MTALSVRNLVKSFGGRPVVKDVSFDLAPGEVLGLVGESGSGKSTVARCVARLTRPDSGQVLLGGRDVLGASHREMRALRRDVQMVFQDPYSSLNPRMTAGALVGEGLLVHGLEPDPRARAARAAALLETVGLSAADAGRHPRSFSGGQRQRIAIARALAVEPKVLICDEVVSSLDVSVQAQVLNLFRDLRERLDLSILFIAHDLAVVHYLCDRVAVLDQGVLVETGTREEIYRRPRHPYTRSLLDAVPVPDPAAERARQTT, encoded by the coding sequence ATGACCGCCCTCAGCGTGCGGAACCTGGTGAAGAGCTTCGGCGGACGTCCGGTGGTGAAGGACGTCTCGTTCGACCTCGCGCCCGGCGAAGTGCTCGGCCTCGTCGGGGAGTCGGGTTCCGGCAAGTCCACGGTGGCCCGCTGCGTCGCCCGGCTGACCAGGCCGGACTCCGGCCAGGTCCTGCTCGGGGGCCGCGACGTGCTCGGCGCGTCCCACCGCGAGATGCGCGCGCTCCGCCGGGACGTCCAGATGGTCTTCCAGGACCCCTACTCGTCCCTCAACCCGCGGATGACCGCCGGCGCGCTGGTCGGGGAAGGGCTGCTCGTCCACGGCCTGGAACCGGACCCCCGGGCACGCGCCGCACGGGCCGCCGCGCTGCTGGAGACCGTCGGGCTCTCCGCCGCCGACGCGGGCCGCCATCCGCGCTCCTTCTCCGGCGGCCAGCGGCAGCGCATCGCGATCGCCCGCGCCCTCGCCGTCGAACCGAAGGTGCTGATCTGCGACGAGGTCGTCTCCTCCCTCGACGTCTCCGTCCAGGCGCAGGTGCTCAACCTCTTCCGCGACCTGAGGGAACGGCTCGACCTGTCGATCCTCTTCATCGCCCACGACCTCGCCGTCGTGCACTACCTGTGCGACCGCGTCGCGGTGCTCGACCAGGGCGTCCTGGTGGAGACCGGCACCCGCGAGGAGATCTACCGCCGCCCCCGGCACCCCTACACCCGTTCGCTGCTGGACGCCGTGCCCGTCCCGGACCCGGCCGCCGAACGAGCCCGCCAGACCACCTGA
- a CDS encoding gamma-glutamylcyclotransferase, with protein sequence METLRMFVNGQAMSGGSLNAALEGAHFLGPAETAPRYRFYSVRDEFPGLHPVPSGGRAVPGELYAVTYAILRDHLLPGEPPELELGAIELADGSGSLCMRMRAESLTLPGVADISDAGGWRAHLAAR encoded by the coding sequence ATGGAAACCCTGCGGATGTTCGTCAACGGACAGGCCATGTCCGGCGGCTCGCTGAACGCGGCGCTGGAGGGCGCCCACTTCCTCGGACCGGCCGAGACGGCGCCCCGCTACCGCTTCTACTCCGTCCGCGACGAGTTCCCCGGCCTCCACCCCGTCCCGTCCGGCGGCCGCGCCGTGCCCGGCGAGTTGTACGCCGTCACCTACGCGATCCTGCGGGACCACCTGCTGCCCGGCGAGCCGCCCGAACTGGAACTCGGAGCGATCGAACTCGCCGACGGCTCCGGCTCCCTGTGCATGCGCATGCGCGCCGAGTCGCTGACCCTGCCCGGAGTCGCGGACATCAGCGACGCCGGCGGCTGGCGCGCCCACCTGGCCGCCCGGTGA